One genomic window of Polyangium aurulentum includes the following:
- a CDS encoding Crp/Fnr family transcriptional regulator, whose amino-acid sequence MDSHEGRENHAAPEATAPPVTAETSDRGRLILSRSPLRGLATGSLDALLELGKVERLPRRYRIAQQDETAQLFVILGSGRVKLERMGASHSFPLAHRGPGDIVGESAIGGSPAQENAVVVDDAEALVFPAASFRALLGRDPALQEAVSRTLLGIQRATEERLASLLLRGVEARLAGFLLDADDRWGTEHAAGTVIAAPFTHADIALLIGSTRETVTLQLGKLKRTGLIELDRRRIVIRDRGGLARRAEGS is encoded by the coding sequence ATGGACAGCCATGAGGGTCGGGAAAACCACGCGGCGCCCGAGGCGACCGCGCCACCCGTGACGGCAGAGACCAGCGATCGAGGGAGGCTCATCCTCTCGCGCTCGCCTCTGCGTGGGCTCGCGACAGGCAGCCTCGACGCACTCCTCGAGCTGGGCAAAGTCGAGCGCCTCCCACGCCGTTACCGGATCGCCCAGCAGGACGAGACCGCGCAGCTCTTCGTCATCCTCGGCTCCGGGCGCGTGAAGCTCGAGCGGATGGGCGCGAGCCACTCGTTTCCGCTGGCGCACCGCGGCCCGGGAGACATCGTCGGCGAGTCCGCCATCGGCGGGTCCCCTGCCCAAGAAAACGCGGTGGTCGTCGACGACGCCGAGGCGCTCGTCTTTCCCGCCGCAAGCTTTCGCGCACTGCTCGGCCGCGACCCGGCCCTGCAAGAGGCCGTGAGCCGCACGCTCCTCGGCATCCAGCGGGCGACCGAGGAGCGGCTGGCCTCGCTGCTCCTTCGCGGCGTCGAGGCGCGCCTCGCGGGCTTCCTCCTCGACGCCGATGACCGCTGGGGAACCGAGCACGCCGCCGGGACGGTCATCGCCGCCCCGTTCACCCATGCCGACATCGCGCTGCTCATCGGCTCGACCCGCGAGACGGTCACGCTCCAGCTCGGCAAGCTGAAGCGGACCGGCCTCATCGAGCTCGACAGGCGGCGCATCGTCATACGCGACCGCGGCGGGCTTGCGAGACGCGCCGAAGGGTCTTGA
- a CDS encoding response regulator — MTNAPTILLLDEENMMREATALLLANRGGKVTAAASLDEAVAELEQQTFDVAVIDVADGDDACADILEMMRDRGCVPRKVIVCTYGTTPDVDAVEFTEVLMKPYPFDRLLDAVFGESSERRETRSGVFPLARRVKTLRRVSQARRGRV; from the coding sequence ATGACGAACGCACCGACGATTCTGCTCCTGGATGAGGAAAACATGATGCGCGAGGCGACCGCGCTCCTCCTGGCGAACCGCGGGGGGAAGGTCACCGCAGCAGCGTCTCTCGACGAGGCCGTCGCCGAACTCGAGCAGCAGACCTTCGATGTGGCGGTCATCGACGTCGCCGACGGCGACGACGCTTGCGCGGACATCCTGGAGATGATGCGCGACCGTGGCTGCGTGCCGCGCAAGGTGATTGTCTGCACGTACGGCACGACGCCGGACGTGGACGCGGTCGAGTTCACGGAGGTGCTCATGAAGCCGTATCCGTTCGACCGGCTCCTCGACGCCGTGTTCGGCGAGAGCTCGGAGCGCCGCGAGACGCGCTCGGGCGTCTTCCCCCTCGCGCGCCGGGTCAAGACCCTTCGGCGCGTCTCGCAAGCCCGCCGCGGTCGCGTATGA
- the secA gene encoding preprotein translocase subunit SecA, with the protein MLTWAMKKIFGTSHERAIRRMRPKVEAIGALEKDLKKLSDADLKAKTAEFKTQLDNGASLDDILIPAFAVCREASRRVLRMRHYDVQLIGGMVLHSGAIAEMRTGEGKTLVATLPCYLNALEGKGVHVITVNDYLAKRDAEWMGKLYGALGMETGVVVNQQNDVDKRRAYRCDITYGQNNEFGFDYLRDNMKFSALEYQQRPLHYAIVDEVDSILIDEARTPLIISGQGERSSDKYRVINDIIPRLRNEEHFNVDEKGHSVTLTDDGVELAEKLLQAIGALKGKNLYDPVNLETLHILNQCLRAHSLYKRDVNYLVRDGKVLIVDEFTGRVLMGRRWSDGLHQAVEAKENVRIQEESRTMATITFQNLFRIYKKLSGMTGTADTEASEFHSTYKLDVVIIPTNKQIVRTDYEDVVYKTEREKFTAVVQEIMEKHEKGQPILVGTTSVEKSAAIAKILSKKGIKHSVLNAKQHENEAYVVAQAGRKGAITVSTNMAGRGTDILLGGNPEMLAKLAFKEQNRLPEAEPEAFDALVEELRKSCEKEGNEVREIGGLYIVGTERHESRRIDNQLRGRAGRQGDPGTSRFFLSLEDDLMRIFAGDRVKNLMERMGMPDDEPIEHPWVTKSVENAQKKVEERNFDIRKNLLEYDDVMNAQRKTIYDLRQQLLVGRYFPEILDEEGKSTGEKRKIKPLARIVTDVRPDIGYLLGMFAADPIMPRDKDGNPRDIERKDFEKTEKLVEVEQLQKEIYTRYGVKIDFEGREDEVLAIYDEVVELIPQALTEQRDRFLDLMDRIIGAMVEENCPPRKPPEDWDWGGIFQGYREHFGIELPDEISEHADPEGLAQDLYDRAEKAFEAREKELGTELLLRIFRHIYLEELDKAWVDHLTDMDHLRDGIGLRGYGQKDPKQEYKKEGYNLFVSMVARVSSNVLTKLFAVKVKREEEEQAIEAQDLARHAAELQQAVARHEEELPPGASAEPPPPPEPLIQADQECPCGSGKPFLKCHGAPEEEEATA; encoded by the coding sequence ATGCTCACCTGGGCGATGAAGAAGATCTTCGGCACCTCGCACGAGCGTGCCATCCGCCGGATGCGACCGAAGGTCGAGGCCATCGGGGCCCTCGAGAAGGACCTGAAGAAGCTCTCCGACGCGGATCTGAAGGCGAAGACCGCCGAGTTCAAGACGCAGCTCGACAACGGCGCCTCGCTCGACGACATCCTGATCCCGGCCTTCGCCGTCTGCCGCGAGGCCTCGCGGCGCGTGCTGCGCATGCGTCACTACGACGTGCAGCTCATCGGCGGGATGGTGCTGCACTCGGGCGCGATCGCCGAGATGCGCACGGGTGAGGGCAAGACGCTGGTGGCGACCCTGCCCTGCTACCTGAACGCGCTCGAGGGCAAGGGCGTGCACGTCATCACCGTGAACGACTACCTCGCCAAGCGCGACGCCGAGTGGATGGGCAAGCTCTACGGCGCCCTCGGCATGGAGACGGGCGTCGTCGTCAACCAGCAGAACGACGTCGACAAGCGCAGGGCCTATCGGTGCGACATCACCTACGGCCAGAACAACGAGTTCGGCTTCGACTACCTGCGCGACAACATGAAGTTCTCGGCGCTCGAGTACCAGCAGCGCCCGTTGCACTACGCGATCGTCGACGAGGTCGACTCGATCCTCATCGACGAGGCGCGCACGCCGCTCATCATCAGCGGCCAGGGCGAGCGCTCGAGCGACAAGTACCGCGTCATCAACGACATCATCCCGCGGCTGCGCAACGAGGAGCACTTCAACGTCGACGAGAAGGGTCACTCGGTGACGCTCACCGACGACGGCGTCGAGCTGGCGGAGAAGCTCCTGCAGGCGATCGGGGCGCTGAAGGGCAAGAACCTCTACGACCCGGTCAACCTCGAGACGCTGCACATCCTGAACCAGTGCCTGCGCGCGCATTCGCTCTACAAGCGCGACGTCAACTACCTGGTCCGGGACGGCAAGGTGCTCATCGTCGACGAGTTCACCGGCCGCGTGCTCATGGGGCGGCGCTGGTCCGACGGCCTGCACCAGGCCGTGGAGGCGAAGGAGAACGTGCGGATCCAGGAGGAGAGCCGCACGATGGCGACGATCACGTTCCAGAACCTCTTCCGCATCTACAAGAAGCTGTCGGGCATGACGGGCACGGCCGACACCGAGGCCAGCGAGTTCCACAGCACCTACAAGCTCGACGTCGTCATCATCCCGACGAACAAGCAGATCGTCCGGACCGACTACGAGGACGTCGTCTACAAGACCGAGCGCGAGAAGTTCACGGCCGTCGTGCAAGAGATCATGGAGAAGCACGAGAAGGGCCAGCCCATCCTCGTGGGCACGACGAGCGTCGAGAAGAGCGCCGCCATCGCGAAGATCCTCTCGAAGAAGGGGATCAAGCACAGCGTCTTGAACGCCAAGCAGCACGAGAACGAGGCGTACGTCGTCGCGCAGGCCGGTCGCAAAGGCGCGATCACGGTCTCGACGAACATGGCCGGTCGCGGCACCGACATCTTGCTGGGCGGCAACCCCGAGATGCTCGCGAAGCTCGCGTTCAAGGAGCAGAACCGCCTGCCCGAGGCCGAGCCCGAGGCGTTCGACGCGCTCGTCGAGGAGCTGCGCAAGAGCTGCGAGAAGGAAGGCAACGAGGTCCGCGAGATCGGCGGCCTGTACATCGTGGGCACCGAGCGGCACGAGTCGCGGCGCATCGACAACCAGCTCCGCGGCCGCGCCGGCCGCCAGGGCGACCCCGGCACGAGCCGCTTCTTCCTGTCGCTCGAGGACGACCTCATGCGCATCTTCGCGGGCGACCGCGTGAAGAACCTGATGGAACGCATGGGCATGCCCGACGACGAGCCCATCGAGCATCCCTGGGTCACCAAGAGCGTCGAGAACGCGCAGAAGAAGGTCGAGGAGCGCAACTTCGACATCCGCAAGAACCTGCTCGAGTACGACGACGTGATGAACGCGCAGCGCAAGACGATCTACGACTTGCGCCAGCAGCTCCTCGTGGGCCGCTACTTCCCCGAGATCCTCGACGAGGAGGGCAAGTCGACGGGCGAGAAGCGCAAGATCAAGCCGCTCGCGCGCATCGTCACCGACGTGCGCCCGGACATCGGCTACCTGCTCGGCATGTTCGCGGCCGATCCGATCATGCCGCGCGACAAGGACGGCAACCCGCGCGACATCGAGCGCAAGGACTTCGAGAAGACCGAGAAGCTCGTCGAGGTCGAGCAGCTCCAGAAAGAGATCTACACGCGCTACGGCGTGAAGATCGACTTCGAGGGTCGCGAGGACGAGGTGCTCGCGATCTACGACGAGGTCGTCGAGCTCATCCCGCAGGCGCTCACCGAGCAGCGCGACCGCTTCCTCGACCTGATGGACCGCATCATCGGCGCGATGGTCGAGGAGAACTGCCCGCCGCGTAAGCCGCCGGAGGACTGGGACTGGGGCGGCATCTTCCAGGGCTACCGCGAGCACTTCGGCATCGAGCTGCCCGACGAGATCAGCGAGCACGCCGACCCCGAGGGGCTCGCGCAGGACCTCTACGACCGCGCGGAGAAGGCCTTCGAGGCGCGCGAGAAGGAGCTCGGCACCGAGCTTTTGCTGCGCATCTTCCGGCACATCTACCTGGAAGAGCTCGACAAGGCCTGGGTCGATCACCTGACGGACATGGACCACCTGCGCGACGGCATCGGCCTGCGCGGCTACGGCCAGAAGGATCCGAAGCAGGAGTACAAGAAGGAGGGCTACAACCTCTTCGTCAGCATGGTGGCGCGCGTGTCTTCGAACGTGCTCACCAAGCTCTTCGCCGTGAAGGTGAAGCGGGAGGAGGAGGAGCAGGCGATCGAAGCGCAGGACCTCGCGCGGCACGCGGCCGAGCTGCAACAGGCCGTCGCGCGCCACGAAGAGGAGCTGCCCCCCGGCGCCTCGGCCGAGCCCCCGCCCCCGCCCGAGCCGTTGATCCAGGCCGACCAGGAATGCCCCTGCGGCAGCGGCAAACCGTTCC
- the rpoN gene encoding RNA polymerase factor sigma-54, whose amino-acid sequence MGMEMKLQFKLSQQLVMTPQLVQAIRLLQLSRLELVDEIRKELDGNPLLADDAGEPGRESGGNGREQQVHDGASNQILDRAVPERGDTDMQARETDKRVKDVDWEQFLENRQLQQSLPSQRGGFEEMPPIEQNLTRAQSLREHLMWQLQMSDFVENEMRFALLVIGNLDERGYLDLAGGENQDGTKRPDLTLDDLAREADLNPEDAPEVLAIIQRLDPIGVAARDLSECLRIQAEVLGYDAIEMAIIKDHLHNVERRNFPAIAKALKISLEEVYDAVQEIQKLESVPARNFAEVDDKTIAITPDVYVIKDGDQWVVTDNDKGLQRLFINENLAQKMLKDPKAKEFISEKLRSAQWLIRAIEQRRRTIIKVTECIVEKQKDFLERGVSYLKPMILRDVAESVGMHESTISRVTSNKYVHTPQGLFELKYFFNSSIHRVADEDIASESVKQAIKKIIAAEDKSNPYSDQAIVKILEDQDGIRIARRTVAKYREMLGILSSSKRKKMF is encoded by the coding sequence ATGGGCATGGAGATGAAGCTCCAGTTCAAGCTGTCCCAGCAGCTGGTGATGACACCGCAGCTGGTGCAGGCGATTCGGCTGCTGCAGCTATCGCGCCTTGAGCTGGTGGACGAAATCCGCAAGGAGCTCGACGGCAACCCGTTGCTCGCCGACGACGCGGGCGAGCCCGGGCGTGAGTCGGGCGGGAACGGTCGGGAACAGCAGGTTCACGACGGCGCATCCAACCAGATCCTCGACCGGGCCGTACCCGAGCGCGGGGATACCGACATGCAGGCCCGCGAGACCGACAAGCGGGTCAAGGACGTCGACTGGGAGCAGTTCCTCGAAAACCGACAGCTCCAGCAGTCGCTCCCGTCCCAGCGCGGCGGCTTCGAGGAGATGCCGCCGATCGAGCAGAACCTCACGCGGGCCCAGAGCCTGCGCGAGCACCTGATGTGGCAGCTCCAGATGAGCGACTTCGTCGAGAACGAGATGAGGTTCGCCCTCCTCGTGATCGGCAACCTCGACGAGCGCGGCTACCTCGACCTGGCCGGCGGGGAAAACCAGGACGGGACCAAGCGGCCCGACCTGACCCTCGACGACCTCGCGCGCGAGGCGGACCTGAACCCGGAAGACGCTCCCGAGGTCCTGGCGATCATCCAGCGCCTCGACCCGATCGGCGTCGCGGCGCGCGATCTGTCGGAGTGTCTGCGGATCCAGGCCGAGGTGCTCGGCTACGACGCGATCGAGATGGCCATCATCAAGGACCATCTGCACAACGTCGAGCGACGCAACTTCCCGGCCATCGCCAAGGCGCTCAAGATCAGCCTGGAAGAGGTCTACGACGCCGTCCAGGAGATCCAGAAGCTCGAGAGCGTGCCGGCGCGCAACTTCGCCGAGGTCGACGACAAGACCATCGCCATCACGCCCGACGTCTACGTCATCAAGGACGGCGACCAGTGGGTCGTCACCGACAACGACAAGGGCCTGCAGCGACTGTTCATCAACGAGAACCTCGCGCAGAAGATGCTGAAGGACCCGAAGGCCAAGGAGTTCATCAGCGAGAAGCTGCGCAGCGCGCAGTGGCTGATCCGGGCCATCGAGCAGCGCCGGCGGACCATCATCAAGGTCACCGAGTGCATCGTCGAGAAGCAGAAGGACTTCCTCGAGCGCGGCGTGAGCTACCTGAAGCCCATGATCCTGCGTGACGTGGCCGAGTCGGTGGGCATGCACGAGTCGACGATCTCGCGCGTGACGTCGAACAAGTACGTGCACACGCCGCAGGGGCTCTTCGAGCTGAAGTACTTCTTCAACTCGTCGATCCACCGCGTCGCCGACGAGGACATCGCCTCCGAGAGCGTGAAGCAGGCGATCAAGAAGATCATCGCCGCCGAGGACAAGTCGAACCCGTACTCGGACCAGGCGATCGTGAAGATCCTCGAGGACCAGGACGGCATCCGCATCGCCCGCCGCACGGTGGCGAAGTACCGCGAGATGCTCGGCATCCTGTCGTCCTCGAAGCGCAAGAAGATGTTCTGA